A section of the Phacochoerus africanus isolate WHEZ1 chromosome 4, ROS_Pafr_v1, whole genome shotgun sequence genome encodes:
- the LOC125124263 gene encoding olfactory receptor 7G2-like, translated as MEWRNETHVSDFLLMKVTEDPELRSLLFSLFLLMYLVTVLGNLLIILAVSSDSHLHTPMYFFLSNLSINDICLSTTTIPKMLVNIHTQNQSIPYAGCLTQIYFVLMFASLESCLLAAMAYDRYVAICHPLRYTVIMNSHLCGLLILLPLLIIIVDALLHSLMVLQLTFCTDLQIPLFFCEVVQVIKLACSDALINNILIYVATSVFGGIPVCGIIFSYVQIVSSVLRMPSVGGKYKAFSTCGSHLSVVSLFYGTGLGVYISSALTNSSRKTAVVSMMYTVAPQMMNPFIYSLRNRDMKGALGKLSSKIPLFF; from the coding sequence ATGGAATGGAGAAATGAAACACatgtttcagattttcttctcatGAAAGTGACAGAGGATCCAGAACTGCGGTCCCTCCTTTTCAGCCTGTTCCTGCTCATGTACCTGGTCACTGTCCTGGGAAATCTGCTTATCATTCTGGCTGTTAGCTctgactcccacctccacacgcccatgtacttctttctttccaatctgtcTATTAATGACATCTGTTTAAGCACAACCACCATCCCAAAGATGCTTGTGAACATCCACACACAGAATCAGAGCATCCCTTATGCAGGCTGCCTTACACAGATCTACTTTGTCCTGATGTTCGCTAGTTTGGAGAGTTGTCTTCTTGCAGCAATGGcctatgatcgctatgtggccattTGTCATCCCTTAAGGTACACGGTCATCATGAACTCCCATCTGTGTGGTCTGCTGATTCTACTTCCTTTGTTAATTATTATTGTGGATGCCCTGCTCCACAGTCTGATGGTGCTGCAGCTGACCTTCTGCACAGACCTGCAAATCCCCCTTTTCTTCTGCGAAGTTGTTCAGGTCATCAAGCTGGCCTGTTCGGATGCCCTCATCAATAACATCCTGATATATGTAGCAACTAGCGTATTTGGTGGTATTCCTGTGTGTGGAATCATCTTCTCTTATGTTCAAATAGTCTCCTCTGTTTTGAGAATGCCATCCGTGGGTGGAAAGTACAAAGCTTTTTCCACCTGTGGGTCTCACCTCTCAGTTGTGTCCTTATTCTATGGGACAGGCTTGGGGGTGTACATTAGTTCTGCTCTGACTAACTCTTCCAGGAAGACTGCAGTAGTTTCCATGATGTACACAGTTGCCCCTCAAATGATGAATCCCTTCATCTATAGTCTGAGGAACAGGGACATGAAAGGAGCCTTGGGAAAACTCTCCAGTAAGATACCACTGTTTTTTTAg